Proteins from a single region of Methanoculleus taiwanensis:
- the nadX gene encoding aspartate dehydrogenase codes for MINVGLLGCGNVGHILARHAENFRIVAVFDIIPDRAQELAALSHAEPYADFDEFLRQDTDIIVEAASVAAVRRYGEAILGAGKDLVVLSGGALADDEFRTRLIEAARSAGRKIRVPSGAVTGLDNLKIGQISPLQTLLLRTTKSPGSLGISTPARMEIFKGMAHECIKQYPKNINVAVALGLAAGREADVELYVDPDVERNVHEIFAEGEFGDIYIRVRNVPSPENPATSYMAALSILTLLKNLDNPLVVGT; via the coding sequence ATGATTAACGTAGGGTTGCTCGGATGCGGCAACGTCGGCCATATTCTTGCACGACATGCGGAGAACTTCCGGATCGTTGCTGTCTTTGACATAATCCCGGACCGGGCGCAGGAGCTTGCGGCGCTCAGTCACGCGGAGCCCTATGCCGATTTTGATGAGTTCCTCCGCCAGGATACCGATATCATCGTCGAGGCGGCGTCGGTCGCCGCCGTCAGGCGGTACGGCGAGGCTATCCTCGGGGCAGGAAAAGACCTCGTCGTTTTGAGCGGCGGCGCCCTTGCGGACGACGAGTTCCGCACCCGGCTTATCGAGGCAGCACGGAGCGCCGGGCGGAAGATCCGCGTGCCGAGCGGTGCCGTTACAGGCCTCGACAACTTAAAGATCGGGCAGATCTCCCCCCTGCAGACACTCCTCCTCCGGACGACGAAGTCTCCCGGATCGCTTGGGATCTCGACCCCTGCGCGAATGGAGATCTTTAAGGGGATGGCACACGAGTGTATAAAGCAATACCCGAAGAATATCAACGTCGCGGTAGCGCTGGGCCTTGCTGCCGGGAGGGAGGCTGACGTCGAGCTTTATGTCGATCCCGATGTGGAGCGGAACGTCCATGAGATATTTGCAGAAGGGGAGTTCGGGGACATTTACATCCGGGTGCGGAACGTCCCGAGCCCCGAGAACCCCGCGACAAGTTACATGGCCGCCCTCTCGATCCTGACGCTGCTCAAGAACCTTGACAATCCTCTGGTGGTGGGGACATAG
- a CDS encoding archaemetzincin family Zn-dependent metalloprotease: MGIKILWDQQAPPGLEVPVSRLISMLLCREVEIIEYPLLADGYDRNRDQYDAAKILDRLQNTFIRRYGIADPLLLVTSRDLFVQNCDFVFGLARKAAGAAVVSTARLDNTYYNRAANDDDLIDRTAKEGAHEIGHLLGLDHCTDRECIMFRPATLDELDRKKKQFCTACRQALGVRPE, encoded by the coding sequence ATGGGCATCAAAATTCTTTGGGATCAGCAGGCACCTCCGGGTCTCGAGGTTCCCGTCTCCCGCCTCATCTCGATGCTTCTCTGCCGGGAGGTCGAGATCATCGAGTACCCGCTCCTGGCGGACGGATATGACCGGAACCGCGATCAGTACGATGCTGCGAAGATCCTGGATCGCCTCCAGAATACGTTTATCCGGCGATACGGCATAGCGGACCCTCTGCTCCTCGTTACGAGCCGCGATCTCTTCGTGCAGAACTGCGACTTCGTCTTCGGCCTCGCACGGAAAGCAGCGGGTGCCGCCGTCGTCTCCACCGCACGCCTCGATAATACCTACTATAACCGCGCAGCAAACGACGACGACCTCATCGACCGGACGGCAAAAGAAGGAGCTCACGAGATCGGGCATCTCCTCGGGCTCGACCACTGCACCGACCGGGAGTGCATTATGTTCCGGCCGGCGACCCTCGACGAGCTTGACCGGAAGAAGAAGCAGTTCTGCACCGCCTGCCGCCAGGCGCTCGGGGTCCGGCCGGAGTGA
- a CDS encoding nucleoside deaminase, which produces MDLFMKCAIEEAECGRNEGGVPIGSVLVREGRIIGKGRNRRVQQNDPVLHAEIDCIRNAGRIRSYRGTALYSTLMPCYLCAGAAVQFGIGKVVAGESENFGGARAFLEQHGVEVIDLDLAVCKEMMRTFITEHPEIWYEDIGEE; this is translated from the coding sequence ATGGATCTCTTCATGAAATGCGCCATTGAAGAGGCGGAATGCGGCCGCAACGAGGGAGGTGTCCCTATCGGCTCGGTTCTCGTCAGAGAGGGCAGAATAATCGGTAAAGGGCGCAACAGGCGGGTGCAGCAGAATGATCCGGTTCTCCACGCCGAGATTGACTGTATCAGGAATGCAGGCAGAATCAGGAGCTACCGGGGCACGGCGCTCTACTCGACCCTGATGCCGTGCTACCTCTGCGCCGGTGCGGCCGTCCAGTTCGGTATCGGGAAAGTTGTTGCCGGTGAATCGGAGAACTTCGGTGGAGCACGTGCGTTTCTGGAGCAGCACGGCGTCGAGGTTATCGACCTCGACCTTGCGGTCTGCAAAGAGATGATGCGGACGTTCATCACCGAGCATCCGGAGATCTGGTACGAGGATATCGGGGAAGAGTAG
- a CDS encoding MEDS domain-containing protein, which produces MTKDRISTPENDAFVTVPWGTQIGMLYRNRQELAELAVPFVRAAVERNAACICLTSAPFGIGDAQKALRRVIPGLDEQISSGRITLRDCDEVFSADGRVDPESVVNRWIADEEQALEQGYTGVFLLGTMPSPETENAKAFCRAGATLHRIIDSRRIVALCTYSLRRCGISGIVDVAAGHDFMLIKQNGRWRGVEQMPRRRPSGRPCTGEERIRHIAHTSADVVFICDGEGTITFISHAVEKVFGYAAGEVIGRNLREFLLPPFDRELERFWTTLAGEPEGGWLQAELVRADGSRSVVEIYASPITGHDLVIGYEGVCRDVTDQVVVKKHAYDQIEKNIEQFAILGDHLRHPLQVILGWADLMEDEQSEQIRQQVRKINETVRQLDEGWLESRKVREFLLKNEPPALHAPEGEKKAARRRKKIRRTRKEQRLAEAGARQQTLSRYMTPERAGPVR; this is translated from the coding sequence ATGACGAAAGACAGAATCAGCACCCCGGAGAACGATGCCTTCGTAACCGTTCCCTGGGGAACGCAGATCGGCATGCTCTACCGGAACCGGCAGGAACTTGCCGAGCTCGCCGTCCCGTTCGTGAGGGCGGCCGTCGAGAGAAACGCTGCCTGCATCTGTCTGACGTCGGCACCCTTCGGCATCGGCGATGCACAGAAGGCTCTTCGCAGAGTAATTCCCGGTCTCGATGAGCAGATCTCATCCGGCCGGATCACGTTGCGGGACTGCGACGAGGTATTCTCAGCAGACGGCCGCGTCGATCCCGAGTCGGTCGTGAACAGGTGGATCGCCGATGAGGAGCAGGCGCTGGAACAGGGGTATACGGGAGTATTCCTGCTTGGGACTATGCCTTCGCCCGAGACGGAGAACGCGAAAGCATTCTGCCGTGCCGGAGCCACCCTCCACAGGATCATCGACAGCCGCAGGATAGTCGCCCTCTGCACATACTCCCTTCGCCGGTGCGGCATCTCCGGGATCGTCGACGTCGCGGCCGGCCACGATTTTATGCTGATAAAACAGAACGGCCGCTGGCGAGGAGTCGAGCAGATGCCGCGACGCCGGCCTTCCGGCAGACCCTGCACCGGTGAAGAGCGAATCCGGCATATCGCTCATACGAGTGCCGATGTCGTCTTCATCTGCGATGGAGAAGGCACGATCACCTTCATCTCGCACGCGGTGGAGAAGGTCTTCGGATATGCTGCCGGTGAGGTGATCGGGAGGAATCTTCGCGAGTTTCTCCTTCCACCCTTCGACCGGGAGCTCGAACGGTTCTGGACGACACTCGCGGGCGAACCGGAGGGCGGATGGCTGCAGGCGGAACTCGTACGCGCCGACGGCAGCAGATCCGTCGTCGAGATCTATGCATCCCCGATAACCGGGCACGATCTCGTGATCGGGTATGAAGGGGTCTGCCGCGACGTTACGGATCAGGTCGTCGTCAAGAAGCACGCCTACGATCAGATCGAGAAGAACATCGAGCAGTTTGCGATCCTCGGCGACCACCTCCGCCATCCGCTGCAGGTGATCCTCGGGTGGGCGGATCTGATGGAAGACGAGCAGTCCGAACAGATCCGCCAGCAGGTCCGAAAGATAAACGAGACGGTCCGGCAGCTTGACGAAGGCTGGCTTGAGTCACGAAAAGTCCGGGAGTTTCTGTTAAAGAATGAACCTCCCGCCCTGCATGCCCCGGAGGGAGAGAAGAAGGCTGCCCGGAGGAGAAAGAAAATCCGGCGCACCCGGAAGGAGCAGCGGCTGGCGGAGGCCGGAGCGCGGCAGCAGACACTGAGCAGGTATATGACCCCGGAGCGGGCAGGACCTGTCAGGTAG
- a CDS encoding ArsB/NhaD family transporter gives MDGVALLAIVVFLLTYVLIVDERIHRAVAAMAGAAVVVFLGIVPWDSLLEHLDLGTIFLLLGMMIIVNTARNSGLFEYIAIRTTKLARGSPILILVLFMAVTAVVSAFLDNVTTVLLLTPMLLYVANLMKLNPIPFLVAEIFASNIGGAATLIGDPPNIMIASSAGLSFNEFLFNMGPIALVDMVILIGMMYLLYGRGMKVTPEERDTLVRTLGSLDERAAIRDKALFNKSVIVILFVVFLFFVHNDIGSILHTFLPFVDPAMTLEPAEVALIGAALILFWSREAPEMIFEKVEWPALFFFGGLFIIVGALVETGVIAEIAAFMISNVHSTGEAMIIITWFAAFASAVVDNIPLTAAMIPLIHDMSGTMDVYPLWWALSLGACLGGNGSAIAASANVVVLGIAEREGVAITFIDFLKLGMLVLVVTVAVGLGILWMMYVV, from the coding sequence ATGGACGGCGTCGCGCTGCTGGCAATAGTCGTATTTCTGCTCACCTACGTCCTGATCGTGGACGAGCGGATCCACCGGGCGGTCGCGGCCATGGCCGGAGCGGCCGTTGTCGTCTTCCTCGGGATCGTCCCGTGGGACTCGCTTCTCGAACACCTCGATCTCGGCACCATCTTCCTCCTTCTGGGGATGATGATCATCGTGAACACCGCACGGAACAGCGGGTTATTCGAGTATATCGCGATCCGGACGACGAAACTCGCACGGGGAAGTCCGATCCTGATCCTCGTCCTCTTCATGGCGGTAACGGCAGTAGTGAGCGCGTTCCTCGATAACGTCACGACCGTGCTGCTCCTCACCCCGATGCTCCTCTACGTCGCGAACCTGATGAAACTCAACCCGATCCCGTTCCTGGTCGCCGAGATATTCGCCTCGAACATCGGCGGGGCGGCGACGCTCATCGGCGACCCGCCGAATATCATGATCGCATCCTCGGCGGGACTCTCCTTCAACGAGTTCCTCTTCAATATGGGCCCTATCGCCCTCGTCGACATGGTCATACTCATCGGGATGATGTACCTCCTCTACGGCAGGGGTATGAAAGTCACGCCGGAGGAGCGGGATACCCTTGTGCGGACACTGGGCAGCCTCGACGAGCGGGCGGCAATCCGGGATAAGGCACTCTTTAACAAATCGGTGATCGTCATCCTCTTCGTGGTCTTCCTCTTCTTCGTCCACAACGACATCGGCAGTATCCTGCACACGTTCCTGCCGTTCGTCGATCCCGCGATGACGCTCGAGCCTGCCGAGGTCGCCCTCATCGGAGCTGCGCTCATCCTCTTCTGGAGCCGTGAGGCTCCGGAGATGATCTTCGAGAAGGTCGAGTGGCCGGCGCTCTTCTTCTTCGGCGGGCTCTTTATCATCGTCGGGGCACTCGTGGAGACGGGCGTGATCGCCGAGATAGCGGCGTTCATGATCAGCAACGTCCACTCGACCGGCGAAGCGATGATCATTATCACCTGGTTCGCTGCGTTTGCATCGGCCGTGGTGGACAATATCCCCCTGACGGCAGCGATGATACCGCTCATTCACGATATGAGCGGAACGATGGATGTCTACCCGCTCTGGTGGGCGCTCTCCCTCGGCGCCTGTCTCGGCGGCAACGGCTCGGCGATCGCAGCCTCCGCAAATGTGGTCGTGCTCGGTATCGCCGAGCGCGAAGGAGTCGCCATCACCTTTATCGACTTCCTGAAACTCGGGATGCTCGTACTCGTGGTCACGGTGGCGGTGGGTCTTGGAATACTCTGGATGATGTACGTGGTGTAA
- the budA gene encoding acetolactate decarboxylase, with translation MLLLTSSTLFRSGILAIALIFTVFTMGYLLGSLPAGSAPVDGRDVLYQVSTIDALLQGVYDGTASIETLARHGDFGLGCFDALDGEMLALDGVYYQLPVDGRVRVPPPDATVPFAAVTFFDPDMIVPLRSGMNLTGLEAAVDAAIPSKNYFSAVRVDGTFASVTVRSVPRQEKPYPPLTEVVAEEPVIFILENVSGTAVGFRSPAFTAGVNVPGYHLHFITDDRTAGGHILDLRIEEGTAAVDSTAAFFLELPSGEDFAGADLTLDQQEALKKVER, from the coding sequence ATGCTGCTCTTGACCTCTTCCACGCTCTTTCGCTCCGGCATTCTCGCGATCGCTCTGATCTTTACGGTCTTTACGATGGGTTACCTGCTCGGGAGCCTCCCGGCCGGCTCCGCGCCGGTGGACGGGCGCGACGTACTCTATCAGGTCTCGACGATCGACGCTCTGCTGCAGGGCGTGTACGACGGGACGGCGTCGATCGAGACCCTCGCCCGGCACGGCGACTTCGGCCTCGGCTGCTTCGATGCGCTCGACGGGGAGATGCTCGCCCTCGACGGCGTCTACTACCAGCTGCCCGTCGACGGCCGCGTCCGTGTACCTCCACCGGATGCGACGGTTCCGTTCGCCGCCGTGACCTTCTTCGATCCGGACATGATCGTTCCCCTGCGGAGTGGCATGAACCTGACCGGACTTGAGGCGGCGGTCGATGCGGCCATCCCTTCAAAGAACTACTTCTCTGCGGTTCGGGTAGACGGCACCTTCGCCTCCGTGACGGTGAGGAGCGTTCCACGGCAGGAGAAGCCCTACCCGCCGCTTACCGAAGTGGTGGCAGAGGAGCCGGTTATCTTCATCCTCGAGAACGTCAGCGGCACTGCCGTCGGCTTCCGTTCGCCTGCGTTTACCGCCGGGGTGAACGTTCCGGGCTACCACCTTCACTTCATCACCGACGATCGCACGGCAGGCGGCCACATCCTCGATCTTCGTATCGAAGAAGGGACGGCCGCGGTCGATAGCACCGCGGCGTTCTTTCTCGAGCTTCCCTCCGGAGAGGATTTCGCCGGGGCGGACCTCACCCTCGATCAGCAGGAAGCCCTCAAAAAAGTAGAGCGGTAA
- a CDS encoding universal stress protein, which translates to MGYYSSLIQRKFKDIVGKRYETVLKEYGEFLLTEEDMVVPEVHAILLPLDVFTGELPDDLIEVLSAYDARVSLAYITDVRVYSILEQTLDHETVEDFRKKKEAHGEETLAKVSRQLEKHGIATQTRLFIGQKGDDVIRMATDFDMLAISKHYGDGESPTASLSPLALRICQRVKNPAIIY; encoded by the coding sequence ATGGGATATTACTCATCCTTAATTCAACGAAAGTTCAAGGATATCGTCGGGAAGCGCTACGAGACCGTCCTGAAGGAGTACGGCGAGTTCCTGCTGACCGAGGAGGATATGGTCGTCCCCGAGGTGCATGCCATCCTGCTGCCCCTCGACGTCTTCACCGGAGAACTCCCGGACGATCTCATCGAAGTTCTCTCCGCCTACGACGCCAGGGTTTCGCTTGCATATATAACGGACGTCCGGGTCTACTCGATCCTGGAGCAGACGCTCGATCATGAGACGGTCGAGGACTTTCGGAAGAAGAAAGAGGCGCACGGCGAAGAGACCCTTGCAAAGGTATCCCGCCAGCTCGAGAAGCATGGGATCGCGACGCAGACCCGGCTCTTCATCGGCCAGAAAGGCGACGACGTGATACGGATGGCGACCGACTTTGATATGCTCGCGATCTCGAAGCATTACGGGGACGGGGAATCGCCGACCGCATCCTTAAGCCCGCTCGCCCTCAGGATCTGCCAGCGGGTCAAGAATCCCGCGATCATCTACTAG
- a CDS encoding HEAT repeat domain-containing protein translates to MDEPGRPEPDRDVDERNPESVIRMYLSMLESRNLTDRWRAAEALGEIGDARAVQPLIRALRDDYAEVRWKAALSLGVVDGRVAVEPLIRTLGDEDPWVRTGAAQALGEIGDPRAVEPLIALLRDDKPRVRIAAARALGRIGNTRARDPLLRLENDPDAGVRVAVVRALGEIPTEREIPLA, encoded by the coding sequence ATGGACGAGCCCGGTCGCCCGGAACCAGACAGGGATGTCGATGAGAGGAACCCGGAATCGGTGATCAGAATGTATCTCTCTATGCTCGAGTCCCGAAACCTCACCGACCGTTGGAGGGCTGCAGAAGCGCTCGGGGAGATTGGTGATGCCCGTGCCGTTCAGCCGCTCATTCGGGCGCTCCGAGACGATTACGCCGAAGTCCGCTGGAAAGCGGCCCTGTCGCTCGGGGTTGTCGACGGCCGGGTCGCCGTGGAGCCGTTGATCCGCACCCTGGGCGACGAGGATCCGTGGGTCCGGACGGGAGCGGCGCAGGCGCTTGGGGAGATCGGCGATCCGCGTGCGGTCGAACCGCTCATCGCCCTGCTCCGGGACGATAAACCGAGGGTGCGGATAGCCGCTGCGAGGGCGCTCGGCAGGATCGGGAACACACGCGCCCGTGATCCGCTCCTCCGACTCGAGAACGATCCCGACGCCGGGGTACGCGTAGCCGTCGTCCGGGCGCTCGGCGAGATCCCGACCGAACGGGAGATCCCCCTGGCCTGA
- a CDS encoding universal stress protein, translating to MKYLVLLDGSKWSQKAALHAITIAKRKGAEVVFFSVLDIREAKAMAFNFCAQSGICDRVKDYEVQIWRDMKKNIQDELAAILYHYNRERIRCSSKIVEGITRDEVIQEANSGEYSLVVMGAYGRSGKHRISTLFEEVAGEMKPPVLIVR from the coding sequence ATGAAGTATCTCGTTCTCCTCGACGGCTCCAAATGGAGCCAGAAAGCAGCGTTGCACGCAATCACGATTGCGAAGCGAAAAGGAGCGGAAGTGGTCTTCTTCTCGGTACTCGATATCAGGGAGGCCAAAGCGATGGCCTTTAACTTCTGTGCGCAGAGCGGCATCTGCGACCGGGTGAAGGACTACGAAGTCCAGATCTGGCGGGACATGAAGAAGAATATCCAGGACGAACTCGCAGCGATCCTGTATCACTACAACAGGGAACGGATCAGGTGCTCGTCGAAGATCGTCGAGGGCATTACCCGCGACGAGGTGATCCAGGAGGCAAACTCCGGCGAGTACTCGCTGGTCGTCATGGGTGCGTACGGCCGGAGCGGGAAGCACCGGATCAGTACCCTCTTCGAAGAGGTTGCCGGAGAGATGAAACCCCCGGTTCTCATCGTCCGCTAA
- the nadC gene encoding carboxylating nicotinate-nucleotide diphosphorylase: MIPIDHLLGFIEEDAPWGDVTSDAVIPDVVCRAEVHAKAAGTIAGLAEARALFEHYGVAVRQRIADGKSVSPGEALLELEGSAKAILLVERTALNIIGRMSGIATKTRSCVETVRTVSPHVRVAATRKTCPGLRVLDKKAVELGGGDPHRFTLSDMVLIKDNHLAVVPLPEAIRKARAGSLYRTIEVEVESPGDAVLAAEAGADIVLLDNMSPAEVRGAILALEEVGLRQQIIVEVSGGVTGATLAAYAGTGADAVSMGALTHSVENFDVSLTILKGVQSFRLE, from the coding sequence ATGATCCCGATCGATCATCTCCTCGGGTTCATCGAGGAGGATGCCCCCTGGGGAGACGTGACGAGCGACGCCGTCATCCCCGACGTCGTCTGTAGGGCGGAGGTGCATGCAAAGGCAGCGGGGACGATCGCCGGCCTTGCGGAGGCACGTGCGCTCTTTGAGCATTACGGCGTGGCCGTGCGGCAGCGGATCGCCGACGGAAAGTCGGTCTCGCCGGGCGAGGCGCTTCTCGAGCTCGAGGGGTCGGCAAAGGCGATTCTGCTCGTGGAGCGGACGGCGCTCAATATCATCGGGCGAATGAGCGGGATAGCGACGAAGACCCGATCCTGTGTCGAGACGGTGCGGACGGTCTCTCCCCACGTCCGCGTTGCTGCAACGAGAAAGACCTGCCCGGGACTACGGGTTCTCGACAAAAAAGCGGTCGAGCTCGGGGGCGGCGACCCGCACCGTTTCACGCTCAGCGATATGGTTCTGATAAAAGACAACCACCTTGCCGTCGTTCCGCTTCCAGAGGCGATTCGAAAAGCCCGTGCGGGGAGCCTCTACCGGACGATCGAGGTGGAGGTCGAGTCTCCGGGAGATGCCGTCCTTGCCGCAGAGGCGGGTGCGGATATCGTGCTGCTCGACAATATGTCGCCGGCAGAGGTGCGCGGTGCGATCCTGGCCCTTGAAGAGGTGGGTCTTCGGCAGCAGATCATCGTCGAGGTCTCGGGCGGGGTCACCGGGGCGACCTTGGCGGCGTATGCGGGCACGGGTGCCGATGCCGTCAGTATGGGCGCTCTCACCCATTCGGTCGAGAACTTCGATGTGAGCCTTACGATTCTGAAGGGCGTGCAGTCGTTCCGCCTTGAGTAG
- the nadA gene encoding quinolinate synthase NadA: MEKELLALKSEKNAVILAHNYQPAAVRAVADAVGDSLELALLARDVTADCIVVCGVLFMAETAKLVNPERKVLLPARDAGCPLADHLTPGMIEKAREEHPDAAVAVYVNSTAGCKALADITCTSANAVRVVRSLAEEEVIFGPDANLAAYVQRQVPEKRIIPTPPGGHCYVHTGFTLADVEAARARGCTIVCHPECRPEIQERADIIASTGGMVRGGATAGCWSVFTERDMVLRLRSLYPDGTFCEKADAVCDDMKKITLAGLLRSLEREEHEVTVPDEVMHPARRAIERMLAVPE; this comes from the coding sequence ATGGAAAAGGAGCTTCTGGCACTTAAATCTGAGAAAAATGCCGTTATTCTGGCACATAATTATCAGCCGGCGGCAGTCAGGGCGGTCGCCGACGCCGTGGGCGACAGCCTCGAACTCGCCCTCCTCGCGCGCGACGTGACGGCCGATTGCATCGTCGTCTGCGGCGTCCTCTTCATGGCCGAGACGGCAAAGCTCGTGAACCCCGAGCGGAAGGTGCTTCTCCCGGCACGGGATGCGGGCTGCCCGCTCGCGGATCACCTCACTCCCGGGATGATCGAAAAGGCACGGGAAGAACACCCGGATGCCGCCGTCGCCGTCTACGTCAACAGCACCGCCGGGTGCAAAGCGCTCGCCGATATCACCTGCACATCCGCAAACGCCGTCCGGGTCGTCCGGTCGCTTGCAGAGGAGGAGGTGATCTTCGGCCCCGACGCAAACCTTGCCGCCTACGTGCAGCGGCAGGTGCCGGAGAAAAGAATAATTCCCACCCCTCCCGGCGGGCACTGCTACGTCCATACCGGTTTTACCCTCGCCGACGTCGAGGCTGCGAGAGCCCGGGGCTGCACCATAGTCTGCCACCCCGAGTGCCGCCCCGAGATCCAGGAACGTGCCGATATCATCGCCTCGACCGGGGGCATGGTCCGCGGAGGCGCCACCGCAGGCTGCTGGTCGGTCTTTACGGAGCGGGATATGGTATTGCGCCTCCGTTCCCTGTACCCGGATGGGACGTTCTGTGAGAAAGCGGACGCCGTCTGCGATGATATGAAGAAGATCACGCTGGCCGGACTCCTCCGCTCGCTTGAGCGGGAAGAGCACGAGGTTACGGTTCCGGATGAGGTCATGCATCCTGCCCGCCGCGCGATCGAGCGGATGCTGGCAGTGCCGGAGTGA
- a CDS encoding UPF0146 family protein, which translates to MSGHKRIEQSIGEFIAARYRDAVEIGIGNNPGAARVVAAGGALRRCTDIRHGISHEGLSVTVDDIFEPDLALYAGADLLYAIRPGIEMIPSMIALARRVDADLLVYHLGFEIYENGGEIVDPGTVLRRYHRRSDQKSVD; encoded by the coding sequence ATGAGTGGGCATAAACGTATTGAGCAGAGTATCGGAGAGTTTATCGCTGCCCGGTACCGCGATGCCGTCGAGATAGGGATCGGCAACAACCCGGGTGCCGCACGGGTGGTCGCTGCCGGAGGAGCCCTCCGGCGCTGCACCGACATCCGCCATGGGATCTCGCACGAAGGACTCTCCGTTACCGTCGACGACATCTTCGAACCTGATCTCGCGCTCTATGCGGGGGCGGATCTGCTCTACGCCATCAGACCCGGCATCGAGATGATACCGTCCATGATAGCGCTCGCCCGGCGTGTCGATGCCGATCTCCTGGTGTACCACCTCGGCTTTGAGATATACGAAAACGGGGGGGAGATCGTCGACCCCGGAACCGTCCTCCGGCGCTACCACCGCCGGAGCGATCAGAAAAGTGTCGACTGA